Sequence from the Candidatus Afararchaeum irisae genome:
TCGGAACACTCGTCCCTCACGGAAAGGGCGGGATTCTCTCGCTGAATCAAGATAGCTTCTTATGTTCTTGTCCCGAATAGTAGAGACGTAGATGTACAAGGTAACCAAGGAGATACGTTTCTGCTACGGACACCGTCTGAGGAACTACGACGGAAAGTGTAAACACATACACGGTCACAACGGAAGGGTCGAGATAGAGCTCCAGAGCGAGGAGTTGGACGAGAGAGGAATGGTCTACGACTTCTCCGAGATAAAGGAGAAGGTCAAGGACTGGATAGACGAAGAGCTAGACCACAGTATGCTCCTCAGAGAAGACGATCCCCTCGTCGAGACCTTCGACGAACTCGGCGAGCCCTACTACACGTTAGAGAAGAATCCGA
This genomic interval carries:
- the queD gene encoding 6-carboxytetrahydropterin synthase QueD, whose product is MYKVTKEIRFCYGHRLRNYDGKCKHIHGHNGRVEIELQSEELDERGMVYDFSEIKEKVKDWIDEELDHSMLLREDDPLVETFDELGEPYYTLEKNPTAEAIAEEIYSYTESEGFPVTRVKLWETETSFATYTG